The Medicago truncatula cultivar Jemalong A17 chromosome 7, MtrunA17r5.0-ANR, whole genome shotgun sequence genome includes the window TTTAATTGTATATCTACAGCAGAAATGAGCTTAGGACTGCAATCCTTACATTTTTTGAAAACGTAGGAAACTTACTCGTTGGACTTGAATGGTAAACGAGCTTAAGTTAAGGATAAATCATTTAGGAGAATTTGAATTCGAATCCTACCTACAAAAAAGTTTGGCCATATTTACTTATCTTCTGACCGAACTAGAATTACCATGGCTCCATTCCGTTAGGAACCAAAGAGTTAaggcccaattttttttttaaaggattaccttgatgtttttctattttgtatGACTGAATATATTTGACCCTTGATTTATTATGTAACTCTTATGTTATAAATAGAAGATGCCTTGCAAGTTTTCTATTAAATATAGTACAATCAAGTTTTCTAGAGTTCACAATTGTCACATTGCATCACACATATAACATGATCAGAAGTACATTTCAGTTACAAATCATGttcatttgaattattttagtCATTGATGGATTGATTGCATACTTGCAGAGATATTGTGATTGAatattcacaaaaaataaagaatttggGTTTCACAATCTTTGAGTTATTGTCAGAGGCACTAGGACTTAACCCTTCTTACCTAAAAGAGTTTGGTTGTGCTGAAGGACTCTTTACTTTGGGTCACTTCTATCCAACATGTCCCGAACCTGAATTAACTATGGGCTCGACCGCGCATACTGATAGTACCTTCATGACATTACTTCTACAAGACCAACTTGGTGGTCTTCAAGTTCTTCATGAAGATAAATGGGTCAACGTTCCTCCGGTACATGGAGCTCTTGTTGTAAACATAGGAGATCTTCTACAAGTAAATATTCTAACCCTAAACATAAGGCAACTCAATCTTTTGCTTTAGGTCTACacaaaatttttaatattaaagaaaCTTCTACGATTATTTAGTCTAGTCTAGTAACCCATTTAAGTGTTTttgtcttggaagaacaaagtTTATCATTGCTTGAGCCAATACaacagtggcggagcccttccTGGGTTCAAGTGGGCCgacccacacaaaaaaaataaaaaattaacaacgaGGTcaattttgtgagattttaaacaattttgcaACGGTTTTAATGCATGGCAAATTCAAATCCccgcaaagtggtgtagtgacccacccaaaaaaataaaattaaaatcctaAGTCCATTTGCGAGATTTTAAACATCTTTTCAACGGTTTTAATTTTCGAAGGTTTCAAAAGCGGCATACATAATTTTTGACATGGTTGAACTTGCCTGGTTAGCGAAGACTTTACCATTAGCAATTTTTGTGAAATATAATAACAAAACTTTATAAAAAGGcaaaagcaataaaaataaaaagtaatattgAAGAGGTTGCCAATTCAAATTTGCAAAATCCATATACGTACTTAATGAATTGAGTGCAAGACTATCAATATATACTAATCACATCATCACATGTCATTTTTACACATTATTTCACCAACTTGTGCATACTTAGAATGTGATTATAGTGAACTGCAATTGTTGGCTAGAAACCATttccaaaattaaaatcattgaTTTCTTCATCATTGAAAGTTTGTGGTGAcagttttgtcatttttttgtaTACCTATGCAGCTTATCTCAAATGACAAGTTTGTAAGTGTTTTACACCGAGTCTTATCACAAAACATTGGTCCAAGAATTTCTGTAGCAAGCTTCTTTCTGAATTCTCGTGACCCAATTGAAGGAACATCAAAGATTTATGGTCCTATTAAGGAGCTGATTTCAGAAGAAAACCCGGCAATCTACAAAGATATTACCATAAAAGATTTCTTGGCACATTTTCATACAGAAGGCCGTAATGTGAAATTTTTGTTGGAGCCCTTCAAGTTGTGAATTCAACATGTGAatatactttatatatatatatatatataaaacaagcAATAAGTGTGCTCTATATGTATAAAGTTTGAGACTGAAGTAAATGAATTATCTATGCTTGTTGCATTTTCAAAAAGTACTTGGAATGAACTACAAATTTATAaacatgaacttttttttttttttttgatcaagCAAAGAAATACTATAAAAGACCTGGAGAGGGCTAGAACCCTTAACAACAA containing:
- the LOC11438884 gene encoding 1-aminocyclopropane-1-carboxylate oxidase homolog 12; the protein is MVVENSNQLKESSDFTYDREAEVKAFDDSKVGVKGLVDSGVSKIPRMFYTRKLEISESTASDSKLSIPIVDLKDIHINPAQRVEVIDQIRSACHEWGFFQVINHEIPIIVLDEMIDGICRFHEQDADVRKEFYTRDLKKKVSYYSNVRLFNGQGANWRDTFGFAIAPDPFNPDEVPQICRDIVIEYSQKIKNLGFTIFELLSEALGLNPSYLKEFGCAEGLFTLGHFYPTCPEPELTMGSTAHTDSTFMTLLLQDQLGGLQVLHEDKWVNVPPVHGALVVNIGDLLQLISNDKFVSVLHRVLSQNIGPRISVASFFLNSRDPIEGTSKIYGPIKELISEENPAIYKDITIKDFLAHFHTEGRNVKFLLEPFKL